CACCGACACCATCCCCTTCCCGAACGCCATGGCCATCGCCCGCAAGGTGGCGTCCTTAACCGCCTCGCCAtccctcccctcctcctccgcctccacgCACCCACCGCCGCAGTTCACCATCATCCTTCCTTCCAGTGCCACCATTCCGCTCAGCCGTTGCCATGTGTCCACTTCCTGGAGTTCCGGCAGCACGCTCCCGTTGGCGAACAGGTCAACCAAGGCGCCGCCGAACCCGCCGGGCGGCGCCTCGGCCTCGAGCGCGTCACCGACGTGTACGAACAGGCGCGCCGCATGGTCCTTCTCGAGCTCGGTGAGGCCGAAGAAGTCGCGGGCGACGGCGAGGACGGCGGAGTCGAGCTCCCAGCCGTGCACGGAGAGGTCCGGGTAGAAGTGGAGGAGTGCGCGGGCCGCGGAGCCAGCGCCGAAACCGAGGACGGCGAGGGAGGAGCGCGGGAGGAGTGGTGGAAGCGTAGCGAAGGCGTCGAAGTAGGTGGCGGTGAGCGGGCAGTGGTGGGCGCGGCGAGGGAAAGAGAGGGAGTGGATGTTACCGGGGCCgtcgaggaggagcaggcgggCGCCGGCCAGCGGGTGGCCCGCGGCGCGCGGGGACACGTCGGCGACGCGGATGTGGTTGTGCGGGGAGCGGACCTCCGCGACGAGCTGGAGCTCGTCGGGGAGGGGTTGGACGCTAGGGGATCTTGCTGCGGCGGTGATGCAGCGGGGACGGAGGATTGGGCTGTTGCTTGGGAGTGGATTTGGCACCGGCAGCGCCATCGTCGTCAAGGCAACTTTGTTTTTCTGCCTATCGATTTTCTCTTATCCAGATTCCAGATATGAATCAGCTCCAGCTTGACTAAAATCCAGGAGCGCGCGGGGGCGAACGCAGAACGGGTCCCACCACGTGGTTTCCCGTACCGAAATCGCGGAGCGGGCGGAGCTCAGCGGCCAGGCGCGCATGGTGGCGCGGGACaaggcgggggcgcggccgccggcgctgACTGCCGGTGCTCGGCCGCCGCCGATGGCGAGCGGCGGGGGGCGGAActcggcctcggcctcggcaCAGGAGCTTGCCCGGCGCTGCAGCAGAGCTCCTGCATGATGCTCTCCTCGGGCTGGGTGGAGCTCGGCACAGGTCTTCGCGGGGACGGGACCGGAGTTCCGCGCAGTCGACCGCGTCGCGGGGCGGCCTCCAGCGCGGATggacgggcggcgggcggagctcGGCCTCGGCGCGGGGCGAGCCGGCGCTGGGCGCGGCCAGCGGCGTCGGGCGAGGTGGCCAGGCGCGCAGCGGCAACCGGCGTAGGCGGAGGCGAGGAGAGCAGCCGGCGCGGGCGCACGAGCGGGTACGAGCCGCGGGCACGGAGGCGGAGCGAGCGGCCGGCGATCcagggggcggaggcggagaggaCAGGGAGCGGAGCAGGCACGAAGGCGAGCACGGAGGCGACGAAgacgcggcgggcggagggTACGAGGAGAGAAGCGCGCCGTGAGGGGTGCCGGCTCGGCAGGGAGGGGAGGCTTGGCCGGGGAGGAGGCGGAGAGTGCTGCGGATCGGGGACGGCGCCCGGGTCGCGGCCTGGCCGGATCCCTGGCGGCGTGCGCAGGAGGTTGGGATGGGAGGGGGCAGGCGTGCGGGGGTGTCGCTGTCTTGGTGGATTTGGTCACCCGCTCCGGCGGTGCTGGGATTTTGCAGTGTCTACTCGCTCTGTGCCCTTGGTGGCAAGCTCCAACCAATGCCAAGCTTCGTAGGCTATTGATGATTCTGGCCTTTGGGATACCAAATCTCGGCCAATCGCATTCAGGTCGAGTAGTAACGAATAGAAACGCCTCATGCTGTGAAGGTGGGCACATGGTGAACACGTGAGGTATGCACAATAGCACCAGTACTGCTGGGCATCTGCATTGAGCCGGGAAGCGTTGGGATTATTTTATTAGGCATACT
The sequence above is drawn from the Panicum hallii strain FIL2 chromosome 7, PHallii_v3.1, whole genome shotgun sequence genome and encodes:
- the LOC112899934 gene encoding uncharacterized protein LOC112899934 → MALPVPNPLPSNSPILRPRCITAAARSPSVQPLPDELQLVAEVRSPHNHIRVADVSPRAAGHPLAGARLLLLDGPGNIHSLSFPRRAHHCPLTATYFDAFATLPPLLPRSSLAVLGFGAGSAARALLHFYPDLSVHGWELDSAVLAVARDFFGLTELEKDHAARLFVHVGDALEAEAPPGGFGGALVDLFANGSVLPELQEVDTWQRLSGMVALEGRMMVNCGGGCVEAEEEGRDGEAVKDATLRAMAMAFGKGMVSVMDMDESWVAMTGPPVTAPEEAAAWKARLPPELRNFVDVWRPYNNKSGE